In Alkalihalobacillus sp. TS-13, the following are encoded in one genomic region:
- a CDS encoding asparaginase, with protein MKEILVIHTGGTIAMSEDKETGKVIPGDINPLHETYALLSQIAKVTMDDFLNLPSPHITPDHMISLSNYIHRKIKDNSFDGVVITHGTDTLEETAYLLDLLHGDEIPIIVTGAMRSSNELGSDGPHNLITSVRTAASDEAKGKGVLVVFNDEIHAAKNATKTHTSNIATFQSPQSGPIGIVTKRGVFFHHNLAHREHYETIGLSKHVILLKAYAGMQKDLLQAVRTMKLDGLVIEALGQGNLPPVLMEEINHFIQDQIPIVMVSRCFNGIVQDIYSYDGGGRKLKESGVILTNGLNGPKARLKLMVTLEMGYSMEQLSEAFSSN; from the coding sequence ATGAAAGAAATTCTAGTGATACATACTGGCGGAACGATCGCAATGAGTGAGGATAAAGAAACAGGAAAAGTAATTCCGGGTGATATCAATCCCCTTCACGAAACATATGCCCTGCTTTCCCAAATTGCCAAGGTAACGATGGATGATTTTCTGAACCTTCCTTCACCTCATATCACTCCGGATCACATGATCAGTCTTTCAAATTATATACACAGGAAAATCAAGGACAATTCCTTTGATGGAGTTGTTATCACTCACGGTACAGATACATTGGAGGAAACGGCCTATTTGCTCGACCTTCTTCATGGTGATGAAATACCTATCATCGTAACAGGAGCAATGCGCTCGAGTAATGAGCTCGGTTCAGACGGACCCCATAATCTCATTACATCCGTCAGAACGGCAGCTAGTGATGAAGCTAAAGGGAAAGGGGTTTTAGTCGTATTCAATGACGAGATCCATGCTGCAAAAAATGCGACTAAGACTCATACAAGTAATATTGCAACATTCCAAAGCCCACAATCAGGTCCTATCGGGATCGTCACAAAACGTGGTGTCTTCTTCCATCATAATCTCGCTCACCGGGAACATTATGAAACAATAGGGCTTTCAAAACATGTCATCCTTTTAAAAGCTTATGCAGGCATGCAAAAGGATCTCCTTCAAGCTGTCCGTACCATGAAGTTAGATGGACTTGTCATCGAAGCACTTGGTCAAGGGAATTTACCGCCTGTTTTAATGGAAGAAATCAATCATTTTATACAAGACCAAATTCCGATTGTCATGGTTTCACGCTGTTTCAACGGAATTGTCCAGGACATCTACAGTTACGATGGGGGAGGTCGGAAACTTAAAGAATCCGGGGTCATCTTGACGAACGGATTGAATGGACCAAAAGCCAGACTAAAGTTAATGGTTACTCTGGAAATGGGCTACAGCATGGAACAGTTATCAGAAGCTTTTTCATCAAATTGA
- a CDS encoding YpdA family putative bacillithiol disulfide reductase: MQADAIIVGGGPCGLSAAIALEEKGLKPIVIEKGNIVNSIYNYPTHQQFFSTSEKLEIGNVPFVIEQRKPKRNQALSYYREVVKRKNLTVHAFEKVLVVDKQENGSFVVRSKKQNDEEQKYETPYVIIATGYYDHPNYMGVLGEDLDKVFHYFKEAHPYFDRDVVVIGGKNSAVDAALELEKVGARVTVLYRGSEYSNSIKPWILPEFEALVRHEKVKMEFNAKVIEIKKQSLIYEVNGEQKKIPNDFVFAMTGYHPDHSFLTNMGVEIQEETGRPLFNPDTMETNVSGIFISGVIAAGNNANEIFIENGRFHGGLIATEIMNRNKKWD; this comes from the coding sequence ATGCAAGCTGACGCGATCATTGTCGGCGGTGGTCCCTGCGGTCTTTCAGCAGCGATTGCTTTAGAGGAAAAAGGTCTGAAACCAATCGTTATCGAAAAAGGGAACATTGTCAATTCAATTTATAATTACCCAACACATCAACAGTTTTTCAGTACAAGTGAAAAGCTTGAAATCGGAAATGTCCCCTTTGTCATTGAACAAAGGAAACCTAAACGTAACCAGGCACTTTCTTATTACCGTGAAGTCGTGAAAAGAAAAAATCTTACGGTGCATGCATTTGAAAAAGTTCTAGTTGTAGATAAGCAGGAAAACGGCTCTTTTGTCGTCCGATCAAAAAAACAGAATGATGAAGAACAGAAATATGAAACACCTTACGTTATCATTGCAACCGGATATTACGACCATCCAAATTACATGGGTGTCCTAGGAGAAGACCTGGATAAGGTTTTTCACTATTTTAAAGAAGCACATCCATACTTTGATCGTGATGTAGTCGTTATCGGTGGGAAAAACTCAGCAGTAGATGCAGCCCTTGAATTAGAAAAAGTCGGCGCGAGAGTTACTGTATTATATAGAGGCTCTGAGTATTCAAACAGTATCAAGCCATGGATCTTGCCGGAATTCGAAGCTTTAGTCCGCCATGAGAAGGTGAAGATGGAATTCAACGCCAAAGTAATCGAAATCAAAAAACAGTCTTTGATTTATGAGGTGAATGGAGAACAGAAAAAAATCCCGAATGATTTTGTTTTTGCTATGACTGGTTACCATCCTGACCATTCTTTCTTGACAAATATGGGAGTGGAGATACAAGAGGAAACGGGAAGACCGTTGTTCAATCCTGACACTATGGAAACGAACGTTAGCGGTATCTTCATATCAGGTGTGATTGCAGCCGGGAATAACGCTAATGAAATTTTCATAGAAAATGGCCGGTTCCATGGTGGTTTGATTGCAACTGAAATAATGAATAGGAATAAAAAGTGGGACTGA
- a CDS encoding Glu/Leu/Phe/Val dehydrogenase gives MSANNTSDNEQEKNGQDNVLLSTQTVINDALDKLGYPEEVYELLKEPVRLMTVRIPVRMDDGSIKIFTGYRAQHNDAVGPTKGGVRFHPNVTETEVKALSIWMSLKAGIVDLPYGGGKGGIICDPRDMSFRELERLSRGYVRAISQIVGPTKDIPAPDVFTNSQIMAWMMDEYSRIREFDSPGFITGKPLVLGGSHGRESATAKGVTICIREAAKKKGINLEGARVVIQGFGNAGSFLAKFMYDAGAKVIGISDAYGGLHDPEGLDVDYLLDRRDSFGTVTKLFKDTITNQELLELDCDILVPAAIENQITKHNAHDIKASIVVEAANGPTTIEATNILTERDILLVPDVLASAGGVTVSYFEWVQNNQGYYWTEEEVEEKLEQVMVKAFNNILTTATNRKVNMRLAAYMIGVRKMAEASRFRGWI, from the coding sequence ATGTCTGCCAACAATACTTCAGATAATGAACAAGAAAAAAATGGACAAGACAATGTATTGTTATCTACACAAACAGTAATTAATGATGCATTAGATAAGCTAGGGTATCCGGAAGAAGTATATGAGCTTCTAAAAGAACCAGTCCGCTTAATGACAGTCCGGATCCCAGTCCGGATGGACGATGGTTCTATAAAAATATTCACTGGATATCGCGCCCAGCACAATGATGCAGTTGGACCAACAAAAGGTGGAGTACGATTCCATCCAAATGTAACTGAAACGGAAGTAAAAGCTTTATCTATTTGGATGAGCTTGAAGGCAGGTATTGTCGACTTACCGTATGGTGGGGGTAAAGGCGGAATCATATGTGATCCACGCGATATGTCGTTCCGAGAATTAGAACGATTGAGCCGAGGATATGTGCGTGCAATCAGTCAGATCGTCGGTCCTACAAAGGATATTCCAGCGCCAGATGTGTTCACGAACTCTCAAATCATGGCATGGATGATGGATGAATACAGCCGAATCCGTGAATTCGATTCACCAGGGTTCATCACAGGGAAACCATTGGTTCTTGGTGGTTCCCACGGACGTGAATCAGCAACCGCTAAAGGGGTCACGATTTGCATTCGAGAAGCCGCGAAGAAAAAAGGAATCAACCTTGAAGGTGCGAGAGTCGTCATCCAGGGATTCGGAAATGCTGGAAGTTTCCTGGCGAAGTTCATGTACGATGCCGGCGCGAAGGTGATCGGTATTTCAGATGCTTATGGCGGATTGCATGATCCTGAAGGTTTGGATGTTGATTATCTGCTTGATCGTCGTGACAGTTTCGGAACGGTGACGAAATTGTTCAAAGATACAATCACAAACCAGGAACTTCTCGAATTGGATTGTGATATTCTCGTTCCAGCAGCGATTGAGAATCAGATTACAAAACATAATGCACATGACATAAAAGCTTCGATTGTCGTAGAAGCGGCAAATGGTCCAACGACAATTGAAGCGACAAACATCCTCACAGAGCGAGACATCCTGCTCGTACCGGATGTACTTGCAAGTGCAGGCGGTGTAACGGTTTCTTATTTTGAATGGGTTCAAAACAATCAAGGGTACTACTGGACTGAAGAAGAGGTTGAAGAAAAGCTTGAGCAAGTGATGGTAAAAGCTTTCAATAATATTTTAACGACCGCAACCAACCGTAAAGTCAACATGCGTCTCGCCGCTTATATGATAGGTGTACGTAAAATGGCAGAAGCATCTCGTTTCCGAGGATGGATCTAA
- a CDS encoding genetic competence negative regulator, protein MRLERLTYNKIKVFLTLDDLDERGISKEEMWQDLPKVHELFRDMMLEADDELGFKADGPIAVEVFSLPAQGMVVIVTKGQPTSEDDDYDDEYLELQVTMDISDDVIYEFKHFDDIIALTSRVHQLGITGGEITYYNGHYFVSFEEEEYEFLDVDMFVALLSEFGSPSTITKWRVREYGKLIMEEKAMEQINEFFLKNNG, encoded by the coding sequence ATGCGACTGGAGCGTTTAACATATAACAAAATAAAAGTGTTTTTAACTTTGGATGATTTAGACGAGCGCGGCATCTCGAAGGAAGAAATGTGGCAAGACTTACCAAAAGTACACGAACTGTTCAGGGACATGATGTTAGAAGCAGATGATGAACTTGGATTTAAAGCAGATGGTCCGATAGCCGTCGAAGTTTTTTCGCTGCCTGCCCAAGGGATGGTTGTCATTGTGACGAAAGGTCAACCTACGAGTGAGGATGATGATTACGATGATGAATATCTGGAACTTCAAGTGACAATGGATATAAGTGATGACGTCATTTATGAATTCAAACATTTCGATGACATCATCGCACTAACTTCACGAGTGCACCAATTAGGTATCACAGGTGGGGAAATTACTTATTATAACGGACATTATTTCGTTTCGTTCGAAGAAGAGGAATATGAATTTCTAGATGTTGATATGTTCGTCGCACTTTTATCTGAGTTCGGTAGTCCTTCCACCATCACAAAGTGGCGCGTGAGAGAGTATGGAAAGCTGATCATGGAAGAGAAAGCCATGGAACAAATCAATGAATTTTTTTTGAAAAACAATGGATGA
- a CDS encoding metallophosphoesterase, translating to MIITFFVVMGIGLLLLIYMWHEAHQIVVKKHELSLENFPESFNGLKVFFISDIHTRVIDEKLLDQIKDPIDIVVIGGDLMEKDVPFERVSKNLDQLSKIAPNYFVWGNNDYEVDFRNLDVLLREKGVTILDNTCARFESGDDTLILVGVDDPTLEREDLDLAVSDADDSHTCFKILISHNPSIIEKVKDEHRIGFVLSGHTHGGQIRLFKWGIAERGGFKEYPQTKLFISNGFGYTKLPLRLCAPAESHVFTFYKKLS from the coding sequence ATGATCATTACTTTTTTTGTAGTGATGGGCATTGGTTTGCTGCTACTCATTTATATGTGGCATGAAGCCCATCAAATAGTTGTAAAAAAGCATGAGCTCTCTTTAGAAAATTTTCCTGAAAGCTTCAATGGCTTAAAGGTTTTTTTTATATCTGATATCCATACCAGGGTGATCGATGAGAAACTGCTTGACCAAATAAAAGATCCGATTGACATAGTAGTAATTGGTGGAGATTTGATGGAAAAAGACGTACCGTTCGAGCGTGTTTCCAAAAATTTGGACCAGCTTTCAAAGATCGCACCTAATTATTTCGTGTGGGGGAATAATGATTATGAGGTGGATTTTCGCAACTTGGATGTCCTCCTAAGGGAAAAAGGTGTGACGATCCTTGATAATACTTGTGCCAGATTTGAATCTGGAGATGATACCTTGATTCTTGTAGGAGTAGATGATCCAACCTTGGAGAGGGAAGATCTGGATTTAGCTGTTTCCGATGCAGACGATAGCCATACATGTTTTAAAATCCTCATCAGCCATAATCCGTCGATCATCGAAAAGGTCAAAGACGAGCATCGAATCGGCTTCGTCCTAAGCGGACATACCCATGGAGGACAAATTCGCCTTTTCAAATGGGGGATCGCAGAAAGAGGAGGCTTTAAAGAATATCCACAGACAAAACTATTCATAAGCAATGGTTTCGGTTATACAAAACTTCCATTAAGACTTTGTGCACCAGCAGAATCTCATGTGTTCACTTTTTATAAAAAACTTAGTTAA
- a CDS encoding CBS domain-containing protein, which produces MFVRSIMIPKAKTYVAQNSDTLEDVLHKLNQYQIDGMPVVNGKQYAGIVTLNKIYKAYFESGSDRQDFLKSTVAGDVADHKNDFIDEEEIFEKILLSVKDRPLLAVVDQAGELKGIITRYDALEQFQSAFGMNRKGVRISFSSSEAEGRIARLAEIAKQFHENIISLATFDESDKFIRRIVMKVEKQQNIDKFIKKLEASGFRILDIKED; this is translated from the coding sequence ATGTTTGTCAGAAGTATCATGATACCGAAAGCGAAAACATATGTCGCTCAAAATTCAGATACGCTGGAAGATGTACTACATAAGTTGAACCAATATCAAATCGATGGGATGCCTGTGGTCAATGGGAAACAATATGCTGGTATTGTCACATTGAACAAGATCTATAAGGCATACTTCGAATCCGGTTCAGATCGTCAGGATTTCCTCAAGTCCACTGTAGCTGGAGATGTAGCGGACCATAAAAATGATTTCATTGATGAAGAAGAAATATTTGAAAAAATCCTTTTATCTGTCAAGGACCGCCCTTTGTTAGCAGTTGTCGACCAGGCTGGAGAATTGAAAGGGATCATTACCCGATATGATGCACTTGAACAATTCCAAAGTGCTTTTGGTATGAACCGAAAAGGTGTCAGGATCTCGTTTTCATCCTCGGAAGCAGAAGGACGTATTGCCCGGCTTGCAGAAATTGCGAAACAATTCCATGAAAATATAATTTCACTTGCGACCTTTGACGAATCTGATAAGTTCATAAGAAGAATCGTCATGAAAGTTGAAAAGCAGCAGAACATTGATAAATTCATAAAAAAGCTTGAGGCATCTGGATTCCGGATTCTTGATATCAAGGAAGATTGA
- a CDS encoding DUF2663 family protein, which produces MDGLQYWKFKQYLVSEVTLEVVKNLIERRTKEKRFEQLVLKWSLSLFVVLFFSLIYIYFYKLPAFGTMFLMNRNVIGYLTQDKLLLTLCIIGIFSIVQMIHYKKKHTKAENEYEELRIATIERGEELWEKPVPWKLRHEVFDWLKREHDVNLYHK; this is translated from the coding sequence ATGGATGGTTTACAGTATTGGAAGTTTAAACAGTATTTAGTTTCTGAAGTGACGTTGGAAGTAGTGAAGAACCTCATAGAACGCAGGACAAAAGAGAAACGATTTGAGCAATTGGTTTTGAAATGGTCTTTATCTTTATTCGTCGTGCTTTTTTTCAGCTTGATATACATCTATTTCTACAAGCTGCCTGCCTTTGGCACCATGTTTCTAATGAATCGAAATGTGATCGGATACCTTACGCAGGATAAGCTGTTACTCACGCTCTGTATAATTGGGATTTTTAGTATTGTCCAAATGATCCATTACAAGAAAAAGCATACCAAGGCTGAAAACGAGTACGAAGAATTAAGAATAGCAACCATTGAACGAGGAGAAGAACTGTGGGAAAAACCAGTTCCATGGAAACTTAGACATGAAGTGTTTGATTGGCTGAAACGGGAACATGATGTCAACTTATATCACAAATGA
- a CDS encoding type II CAAX endopeptidase family protein, which translates to MFKQLNQKELLQSLSKRELYLNLYFTQGIFLLLAVILSFFFNQDIADWLVLFRMEWGAILIWSLPVIILIVLVDVILWKKAPRRLIDDGGINERIFSNITFIHLIVITVVIGICEELLFRGVLQTNIGYVPASLLFALLHIRYIIKPVLLLFATVLSFLLGGIFIITGNLLIPIFIHIAIDFLLGLIIRNNLFSVRSKNQEWNDESF; encoded by the coding sequence ATGTTTAAACAATTGAATCAGAAAGAACTCTTACAATCTTTATCCAAACGTGAACTGTATTTGAATCTTTATTTCACGCAGGGGATTTTTCTATTATTGGCGGTGATCTTGTCCTTTTTCTTTAACCAGGATATTGCGGACTGGCTTGTTCTTTTCAGGATGGAATGGGGAGCTATTCTCATTTGGTCGCTCCCTGTTATCATCCTTATTGTGCTAGTAGACGTTATTTTATGGAAAAAGGCACCGCGACGTTTGATCGATGATGGTGGAATCAATGAAAGAATATTCTCGAACATTACGTTTATCCATTTGATAGTGATCACGGTTGTCATTGGGATTTGTGAAGAATTGTTATTCCGTGGCGTATTACAGACGAATATCGGGTATGTCCCGGCAAGTTTGTTGTTTGCGCTCTTACATATCCGTTATATCATCAAACCTGTGTTATTGCTATTTGCGACAGTACTCAGTTTCTTGTTAGGTGGTATCTTCATTATTACAGGGAATTTACTGATTCCTATCTTCATCCATATTGCGATCGATTTCCTATTAGGACTGATTATCCGGAATAACCTTTTTTCTGTACGTTCTAAGAATCAGGAATGGAACGATGAGTCTTTCTGA
- a CDS encoding ATP-dependent DNA helicase RecQ yields the protein MSIDHVLYEKFGFRTFRSGQREIIEDVLDDKDVFAMLPTGSGKSICYQLPAYLVEGAVIVVSPLISLMEDQVEQLKRNGEKRVCTFHSGMPYDLRKTILRNLSRYKIIYVSPETLQSDLFANALSKIKVSLFVIDEAHCISQWGHEFRTDYLKLGEAAKKMGRPPILALTATATVKVREDIIKLLALDEPEMHIYSVDRPNIALQTEIVDSAIEKMDILIRYVQMLKGPGLIYTSSRNAAETIANTLKRNGLERTAYYHGGMDNDDRMLIQKQFIYNELDVICCTNAFGMGINKSDIRFVIHFHFPSNMESYLQEIGRAGRDGEQSLALILYHEDDDFIPERLISSELPSERDIDDLINFVNKDEPERGSFQEGIRHLDLTETAERFIQYHVELFFWEDKRDLLEWRNKLVGFIEMRFKEKQDRIRYMKKWIQSRECKRESILKSFSEELTVRPLNCCHICGVSIEHFKASISRSEQSEKNSWEEELALIFHQENIHV from the coding sequence GTGTCGATTGATCACGTTTTATATGAAAAGTTCGGGTTTCGTACCTTTCGTAGTGGACAAAGAGAAATTATAGAAGATGTACTAGATGATAAAGATGTATTTGCAATGCTGCCTACAGGATCAGGCAAGTCGATTTGTTATCAGCTACCGGCTTATCTCGTAGAAGGTGCAGTCATCGTCGTATCTCCGCTAATTTCTTTGATGGAAGATCAAGTAGAACAATTAAAGCGTAATGGAGAGAAAAGGGTATGTACGTTTCATAGTGGAATGCCATATGATCTCAGAAAAACGATCCTAAGGAATCTATCAAGGTATAAGATCATTTATGTATCCCCGGAAACACTGCAGTCAGATCTATTTGCGAATGCCCTTTCAAAAATAAAAGTATCCTTGTTTGTAATTGATGAAGCACATTGTATATCCCAGTGGGGGCACGAATTCAGAACGGATTATCTGAAACTGGGGGAAGCAGCTAAAAAGATGGGGCGGCCGCCCATTTTAGCTTTGACTGCAACAGCAACTGTGAAAGTCCGTGAGGATATCATCAAGTTGTTAGCGCTTGATGAACCGGAAATGCATATATACTCCGTCGATCGGCCGAATATTGCTCTTCAAACGGAAATCGTTGACAGTGCCATCGAAAAAATGGACATCTTGATCCGATATGTCCAAATGTTGAAAGGACCTGGCCTCATCTATACGTCAAGCCGAAATGCAGCTGAAACGATTGCGAACACATTGAAGCGGAATGGTTTAGAACGGACAGCTTATTATCATGGGGGTATGGATAACGATGACAGAATGCTTATACAAAAACAGTTCATTTATAACGAACTCGATGTGATATGCTGCACGAATGCATTTGGAATGGGAATCAATAAGTCTGATATCCGATTCGTTATCCATTTCCATTTTCCTTCTAATATGGAGTCTTACTTGCAAGAGATCGGAAGAGCCGGAAGAGATGGAGAACAAAGTTTGGCTTTGATACTTTATCATGAAGATGATGATTTCATTCCTGAACGCCTTATCTCTTCAGAATTACCATCAGAACGTGATATCGATGACTTGATCAATTTCGTAAACAAGGACGAACCAGAACGAGGATCATTCCAAGAAGGAATTCGTCACTTGGATCTCACCGAAACAGCTGAACGTTTCATCCAATATCATGTTGAATTGTTTTTTTGGGAAGACAAAAGGGATCTTCTTGAATGGAGAAATAAATTAGTAGGTTTCATTGAAATGAGATTTAAAGAAAAACAAGACCGGATCCGATATATGAAGAAATGGATCCAGTCGAGGGAATGTAAAAGGGAATCCATTTTAAAGTCCTTTTCAGAAGAATTGACTGTAAGACCTTTGAATTGCTGCCATATTTGTGGAGTATCAATTGAACACTTCAAAGCTTCAATTTCCAGATCGGAGCAAAGTGAAAAGAACAGTTGGGAAGAAGAATTGGCTCTAATCTTCCATCAGGAGAACATCCATGTTTAA
- a CDS encoding helix-turn-helix domain-containing protein, with protein sequence MNVNYIGSIILLGIERLDGERTTTGLYHLFNGKKSSQTVQDGRLFQLSHLFGIIKGYSYRDFKINMNDLHNDGLIEVYDGNHALITNLGKMQLRNQLEQHPIPEWLDCWRYGDLSSVFWRRITLFVQTLSHIMKGDHHFYPIQNDPDTLQWVKRSFPKEKEIRSKIASLLFQELKLLLQPLGVRKAENVVLRLTRTGRIGLTTNQVADRLHIDPMECHVHFQASLHHMMKMIVEDRTAFPVLSTFIADMEQRFALTESTRKTYRLIKKGLSLEEIASVRNLKPSTIEDHIVELAIHIPEMDIDRYIQETDQKRIVEASGLLGTKRLKAIKQKLGEGFNYFQIRLTLAKESSANGKQGGGMRSVD encoded by the coding sequence GTGAACGTGAACTATATAGGTTCCATCATTTTATTGGGTATTGAACGGCTGGATGGAGAAAGAACGACCACTGGACTGTATCATTTATTCAATGGAAAAAAATCATCACAAACTGTACAAGATGGCAGGCTGTTCCAACTTTCTCACTTGTTTGGAATCATAAAAGGATACAGTTACAGGGATTTCAAAATAAATATGAACGATTTACATAACGACGGATTGATTGAAGTTTATGACGGAAATCATGCTCTTATAACAAATTTGGGGAAAATGCAGCTTCGAAACCAGTTGGAACAACATCCTATACCTGAATGGCTGGATTGTTGGCGTTACGGCGATCTTAGTAGTGTTTTCTGGCGTCGAATTACATTATTTGTCCAAACCCTCTCACACATAATGAAAGGAGATCATCATTTCTATCCGATTCAAAATGATCCTGACACGTTGCAATGGGTCAAACGTTCATTTCCAAAGGAGAAAGAGATACGATCAAAGATTGCCTCTCTGCTATTTCAAGAACTGAAATTGCTTCTGCAACCGTTGGGTGTTAGGAAGGCTGAGAATGTTGTTTTAAGACTGACAAGAACTGGAAGGATCGGCCTGACCACTAACCAGGTGGCAGATAGATTGCATATTGATCCAATGGAATGCCATGTCCATTTCCAAGCATCTTTACATCACATGATGAAAATGATCGTTGAAGATCGCACTGCATTTCCTGTTTTATCTACATTCATAGCTGATATGGAACAGCGGTTTGCACTGACCGAATCTACACGTAAAACGTATCGACTGATCAAAAAGGGTCTCAGTTTAGAAGAAATAGCCTCCGTTAGGAATTTGAAGCCTAGTACGATTGAGGATCATATTGTCGAACTTGCAATTCATATTCCAGAAATGGATATTGATAGATACATACAAGAAACGGATCAGAAGCGGATCGTAGAGGCTTCTGGATTATTAGGGACAAAAAGGCTGAAGGCTATCAAACAAAAACTGGGTGAAGGTTTCAATTACTTTCAAATCCGGTTGACACTGGCTAAAGAGTCATCTGCAAATGGGAAACAGGGAGGGGGGATGAGAAGTGTCGATTGA
- a CDS encoding ferredoxin gives MPKYTIVDKETCIACGACGAAAPDIYDYDDEGIAFVTLDDNEGIVEIPDILHEDMQDAFEGCPTDSIKIADEPFDGDATKFE, from the coding sequence ATGCCAAAGTACACGATTGTTGACAAAGAAACTTGCATCGCATGCGGAGCTTGTGGAGCTGCTGCACCTGACATTTATGACTATGATGATGAAGGTATTGCGTTTGTTACCTTAGATGATAATGAAGGAATTGTAGAAATTCCAGATATTCTTCATGAAGATATGCAGGACGCCTTCGAAGGTTGCCCGACTGATTCAATCAAAATTGCGGATGAACCTTTTGATGGGGATGCAACAAAATTCGAATGA
- a CDS encoding inorganic diphosphatase: MAKVVDAFIEIPTGSQNKYEYDKEKGVFKLDRVLFSPMFYPAEYGYLENTLALDGDPLDILVLVTNPTFPGCVIESRVIGFLNMIDSGEEDAKLLAVPVEDPRFDHVQSLEDVSEHTLKEISHFFERYKDLQGKKTEIGSWEGPEKASELVEECLKRYQEQK, encoded by the coding sequence ATGGCAAAAGTTGTCGACGCATTTATTGAAATTCCGACTGGAAGTCAAAACAAATATGAGTACGATAAAGAAAAAGGTGTATTCAAGCTGGATCGTGTTCTTTTCTCCCCGATGTTTTACCCGGCTGAATACGGATATCTTGAAAACACACTTGCTCTGGATGGGGACCCGTTGGATATCCTCGTATTAGTTACGAACCCTACTTTCCCAGGTTGTGTGATCGAATCCCGCGTAATCGGATTCCTGAACATGATTGACAGCGGTGAAGAAGATGCAAAGCTTCTTGCAGTGCCAGTGGAGGATCCGCGCTTTGACCATGTTCAATCACTTGAAGATGTGTCTGAACACACACTAAAGGAAATCTCGCATTTCTTTGAACGTTATAAAGATCTTCAAGGAAAGAAAACAGAAATCGGATCATGGGAAGGACCAGAAAAGGCATCTGAATTAGTTGAGGAATGCCTGAAGCGTTATCAGGAACAAAAATAA